The Croceibacterium sp. TMG7-5b_MA50 genome segment ACATCGACAGCCCGACAGCCGCGGCCTCCGGCTCGACCGTAAACTATCAGAGCCGCACGCCGAGCGAGGACATGGGCGCGCTGTTCTCCGTTTCGGCCGGTGACTTCGACATGTTCCGCATCTTCGGCATGTTCGATACCGGTGCGCTGACCAGCAGCGGGTTGCGTGCGTTCATCTCGGCCAGCAAGCAGGACTACAAGAATCCGATCAACAACTACGGCAAGGTCGACAAGACCCAGTTCAACGCGAAGATTTACCAGCCGCTGGCCGGCGACGACTACGTCTGGATTGCCGCGCACTACAACGAGAACCGCAACAACTTCTTCGGCTCGGTGCCGCTGCGCACCGACACCACTGGCGGCCGCGTCGTCGGTCCGGGCTCGGCCAATCGCTTCCCGCTTAACCGGGGCGAGGCGGAGTACGACATCAACTATCCTTGCGCGGTCAACCTGGAAGCCCGCCCGGGCGTGGCTGATATTGCGAACACCTGCGGTACCGAATTCGACCGCCGCTACAACCCGTCCAAGACCGGCAACATCCGCGGCGTCGGGCGCTTCACGCTGACCGACCAGCTGGTGCTGACGGTCGAGCCGAGCTTCCAGTGGACCCGCGCGAACGGCGGCGGCACCATCGCTGCGTTCGAAAGCCTGACCCCGACCAGCCTGTCCGGTGGCATCCCGAGCGGTCTCACCGGCAATGTCGGCGGCCAGTTCTACTTCGGTCGCGACCTCAATGGCGATGGCGACATCCTCGATCGCGTCACGGTCGTGCAGCCCAGCCAGACGCGCACCAACCGCTATGGCGTGATCTCCAACCTGATCTACGACATCACGCCCGATCACACCGTGCGCCTCGCCTACACGCTGGACTATGGCGATCACCGCCAGACCGGCGAAGCAGGCTTCGTCTACGGCAATGGCGAGCCGATCAGCACCATGCCGGCTTACGATAACCCGATCACCGATCGGGACGGCAACGTGCTGCAGAAGCGCGACCGCGAAAGCAAGGCGATCCTGCACCAGGTGTCGGGCGAGTATCGCGGCGCCTTCATTAACGGCCGCCTCAACGTGGTTGCCGGCCTGCGTGCGCCGTTCTTCACGCGTGACCTGCAGAACAACTGCTTCACCACCAGCGACAGCGGCTTCGTGGATTGCTTCGCCACGGATGCGGCCAACGCGGCCTATGCCGCGGCCCGCCCGACCATCCAGGGTCCGCAGCAGCGTGAGCTGGACTACAACAAGGTCCTGCCGAGCGCCGGCTTCACCTTCGACCTGACCGATCCGCTGCAGCTGTTCTTCAACTACTCGAAGGGGCTGCAGGTCCCCGGCACGGACGCGCTGTACAACTCGTTCTTCTTCGCACCCGACGCCGGCCCGGCCAACCCCGATCCGGAAACGACCGACAACTTCGATCTGGGTCTTCGCTATACCAACTCGATCGTGCAGGCGCAGGCGGTCGGCTGGTACACCAAGTATGCCAACCGTCTCGCATCGGCCTACGATCCGGAAACCGATCGCAACGTCTACCGCAACCTGGGTGACGTGGAGAAGTACGGTATCGACGGCAGCATCAACGTGACTCCGATCCCGGAAGTCTTCGTGGGCGTGTTCGGCTCCTACCTCCACTCGGAGATCAAGGAAGACGTGCAGAGCGGCGTGCGCAATGGCGTGCCGATCTTCGTCGCCACCGCGGGCAATCGTGAAAGCGGTGCGCCGGAATACAGCTACGGTGCGCAGGCCCGCGTGATGCTCGGCCCCGTGGACCTGGGCGCCACCGCCAAGCGGACCGGCGGTCGGTTCATCTACGACACCAACCTGCCGGTCTATGCCGGTACGGCAACCGCCCCGGTTGAGGTCTTTGGCGCCCAAACCCCGGCCTACTGGCTGGTGAACCTGGATGCCCGCGTGAACATGGAATGGGCCGGCCTGAACGACCGCACCTTCGTGCAGGTGAACGTCTATAACCTGTTCGACGACCTGTATGCCGGCACCTACACTGCCGGCCTGAACCAGGGCAACGTGCTGGGCAATGGCGTGTTCACGGGCACGCCGGGCAGCGTTCCCAACGTCCAGATCGGTGCGCCGCGGACCTTCTCGGTGTCCTTCACCGCAGGGTTCTGATCGATCGCGCCTATGTGGCGATGACGATAATTGCGGGGAGGCGTCTTGCGGCGTCTCCCCGTTTTTGTTTGGGAACATGATCGTTCCAGGAGTTTGCCCGATGATCCGCCGCCTAGCCCCTCTGTCGCTGCTGGCGCTGAGTGCCTGCGCTACCCTGCCGACCACATCATCGGGCGAGTTGCAGATCCTGGCTATCAACGACTTCCACGGCAATCTGGAGGTGCCAGCGCAACCGACCACCTGGTACGGCACGCCCGCCAACGTGCCCAGCGGACAGCAGAGCGCGATCCTTGGCGGCGCGGCGCGGCTGGGGGCGCAACTCGCCAGCATGCGCGAAGGCCATGCGAGCAGCATCACCGTGGCGGCGGGCGACCTCATCAGCGCCAGCCCGCTGATTTCCTCCTATTACCTCGACGAACCGAGCATCGCGGCGCTGAGCCAGATGGGGCTGGACCTCGCCGCTGTCGGCAACCACGAATTCGATCGCGGCACGGCGGAACTGACCCGCCTGCAACAGGGCGGCTGTGGGCAGAACACGCCCAAGCAGCCCTGCGCGCTGGAGCCGTTCAGCGGGGCCAGTTTCCAGTACCTCGCCGCCAATGTGCTGGATGAAGCAGGCAACACGCTGTTCCCCGGTACTGCCGTCAAGCAGTTCGGCGATGTCACCGTCGGCTTCATCGGCATGACGCTGAAGGAGACGGCGCAGGTGTCCAGCCCCGCTGGCACCGCGGGCTGGCGCTTTGCGGAGGAGGCGGAAACGGCCAACCGGCTGGCGGGCGAGCTGCAGGCAGAGGGCGCGGACCTGATCGTGCTGCTGCTGCATCAGGGCGGCGCGGTAGATGGCATGTTTCGCGCGGACGACTGCCCGGGACTGGACGGCGCGGTGGTGCCGATCATGGAGCGGCTTAGCCCGGCGATCCCGCTGGTCGTCTCCGGCCATACACACAATGCCTATGTCTGCCGAGTGCCGCAGGCCGGCGGGGGCGAGCGGCTGCTGACCAGCGCCGGCCGCTACGGCAATTTCGTGACCGACATCCGCGCCGCCCGCGATGACAATGGCCGCTGGACCTTCAACGCGCTGAACGTGCCGGTCACCGGTGCCGCGGGGGAGCAGCAGGGCATCGCCGCACTGGTCAGCCGCTATGCCGCTGCGACCAGCGGCGTGAGCAACCGCGTGGTCGGGCAGATCGCCGGATCGCTGGAGCGCGGGACCCAGATCGACGGTCCGTTAGGCCGGCTGGTGGCCGATGCGCAACTCGCCGCCACACGCGCGCAAGGGGCGCGGATTGCCTTCATCAACCAGGGCGGCGTTCGCACGACGTTCACGCCGGCAGCTGATGGGTCGGTGACGTTCGGACAGCTTTACGCCCTGCAACCCTTCGGCAACACACTGGAAGTGGTCGAATTGAGCGGGGCCGACCTGCTGCGCCTGCTGGAGGAGCAGTTCCAAGTAGGCCAGGACGGCGGCACCATGCTGTTCCCGTCGCGCGGCTTCGCCTTCGCCTTCGATCCCTCGCGGCCGGTCGGCAGCCGGATTACCAGCGCGACGCTGGATGGACAGCCCTTGGCACCCGGCGGCACCTACCGCGTGACGGTGAACAACTTCTTGGCGAGCGGCGGCGACGGCTTCACCGTGTTGAAGGGCGGCACCAACGTGGGCCATGGCGGCGTGGACCTGGATGCGCTGGTCGCGTTCATCACGGGCGGCGTATCAGTTGATCCCGCCGCGCGGATCACGCGGGTGGGCGCACTCTGACGCCGCCGGTCACGCCTGACGGCCGCTACATCGTGGTGCGCGGACGCTTGTGGCGACGCACCAACCCGGCGTTGCCAGCGGCCGAGCGGCAGGATTTGGTAAACCAGCTGATGGCTGCACGCAGCGCCGTCGGACGGGCGATGCGGGCTGGCGACACGGCGGCGCTCTCCACGGCGCGGCGGGCGGTTGATGCCGCAAAAATCGCGCTGGGCGAACGCGGGCCAGTATGGTGGGACGATGGCGCGCCGGACCTGAACCGGCACATGGCGCGCAACACGCCGTATAGGGGCTGGTTCGAAAATCTCAGCGAGCCGGGTTGACCTCCGTCTCCGGCTGACGGGCGTAGCGTCCGGCAAGCCACGCGCAGACCATCAATTGCAGTTGGTGGAAGATCATGACCGGCAGCAGCACGGTACCGACCTCCGCCGGGACGAACAGCACGCCCGCCATCGGCACGCCGGAGGCCAGGCTCTTCTTGGACCCGCAGAACAACAGCACGATCCGGTCCTCGCGTGCAAAGCCGAACAGCCGGCCAAGCATGGCGGTCGCCCCCAGTACGATGGCCAGCAGCAACAGCGATACCCCGGCGATTGTCAGCAGGTCCGTCAGCGAGACCTGCCCCCACAATCCCTCGACCACGGCAGCGCTGAAGGCGGTGTAGACCACCAGCAGGACCGATCCGCGATCGACCACCGTCAGCATGCGCTTCTGCCGCGCCACCCAGCCGCCGATGCGGGGTTGCAGCAGGTGCCCGGCCAGGAACGGCAGCAGCAGCTGCGTCACAATGGTAACCACCCCCGCGCCGGAGATCGCACTGCCATTGTCCTGTCCCCCGATCAGCAGCGCCACCAGCAGCGGAGTCAGCGCGATGCCCGCCAGGTTGGAGAACGCCGCGCTGCACACAGCCGCCGCCACGTTCCCGCGCGCCATGGCGGTGAAGGCGATGGAGGATTGCACGGTGGATGGCAGCAGCGTCAGGAACAGCAGCCCGGTGCGCAAGGCAGGGTCGAGCACCGGCAGCGACCATATGCCGAGGCCGAGCAGCGGAAACAGCACGAAGGTGACCGCGCCCGTCGTCAGGTGCAGGCGCCAGTGCCGCGCGCCATTCATCACCGCCTGACGCGACAGACGCGCGCCATGCAGGAAGAACAGCAGCACAATGGCGACGTTCGCCGCGTCGTCGGCGATCGTCGCGCCAACGCCGCGTGCCGGCAGCAGCGAGGCTAGGATCACGGTGCCGACGAGCAGCAGGATGTAGCTGTCGATGCGCAGCCGGGAGAGGAGCGAGTTCATGCCGAACGGGCCCGGCCTACCGGTCCCCTTCCCCCAACCAATGTTCGTTGGCGGGCGGCACGAAGCTGGCGATCCGCTCGATCATCGTTGCCGGATCGCGCTCCACGATCAGCATCGCCCGGTGGCGCGGCTGCAGGAAGCCTTCGGCCACCACGTCGTCGATGAAGCGGCCGAGCCGGCTGTAGAAGCCGTTCACGTCCAGCAGGCCGACCGGCTTGTTATGGTAGCCGAGCTGCGACCAGCACCATGCCTCGAACATCTCCTCGAACGTGCCGATACCGCCGGGCAGCGTGACGAAGCCATCGGCGAGATCGGCCATCATGGCCTTGCGCTCATGCATGGTCTTGACGACGTGTAGTTGAGTGATGCCCTGATGGTCATGCTCACGCGCGCGCAGCGCCTCCGGAATGACGCCGATCACCTCGCCGCCGGCGGCGCAGGCCGCATCGGCGACCACGCCCATCAGCCCGACCGTGCCGCCGCCATAGACGAGGCCAATGCCGCGCTGCGCCAGCAAGGTGCCGAAATCGTGCGCGGCTTGGGCATAGAGCGGGTTGGCCCCCGGAGAGGAGCCGAGATAGACACAGATGCGCATGGGGTTCAGTCCAGCCTTTCGGGCACGGAGCGCGCCTCTTCCAGGATGGTCTCGCGGTCGCTGACGGCTTCCCACGGGAACACGAACCAGCGCTTGTCCGTGTCGCGGTCGATCTCGTCCACCCAGATGTCCGCCGCCGCCCGGCTGCGGACATTGTTGATCAGCATGGCGAAGCGCAGGTTTGCCGCGTCGCAGCCCTGATCGGTCAGTAATTGCCGGATGTAGGCGACGGTGCCGCCGCTGTCGTTGATGTCATCCACGAACAGCAGCCGGCTGCCGCCCGCGCTCATGGTCGCGATCTTGCCCAGCAGCTCGTCGGCGAAGCCCGGTACCTTCGCCGAATGGTCGATCGAGAGCATCGGCACGTCCAACTGATGCGATACAAACACGGCCGGCACCAGCCCGCCGCGGCCGATCCCGATGATGAAGTCGGGCTGCCATTCCCCCTGCGCAACGCGCGTCGCCAGCAGGCGGACCTTGTCGAGGAAGTCGTTGTAATATTCGAGGTAGAACAGCTCGGGCTCGGCGTCGTCACTCATGCATCATGTGTCCTGTCGATGGCATGGACCCGCTGTTATCGCATGCACCCGGGGGCGGCAAATCGTGGTGGGCAAATCATGCGGCGGGTGGCGCGCCACACTCGTCGGCGATACGATGGGATAACCGACCGGGCCGCTGCTCCCGGGAAAAGCGCGGCATGCATCCGTCGGCAGGGGGAATAACGGATATGTACCGACTGGGCTTCGCCGCCGCCGTCAGCCTGCTCGCGCTGGCCGCATCACCCGTGCGGGCCGATACCGGCTTCTACCAATATCCGGCGGTCCGGGGCGACCTGCTGGTCTTCGCCAGCGAAGGTGACCTTTGGCGCACGGCGCGCGATGGCGGCACCGCGGTGCGCCTGACGAACCATGAGGCGGAGGAGACGGACCCCAAGCTGTCGCCTGACGGAACGATGGTAGCCTTCACCGCCAGCTACGACAGCAACCAGGACGTCTATGTCATGCCCGTCGCCGGCGGGACGCCGCGTCGGCTGACCTACGAAGGCGGGTTCCTGCGCACGGTCGGCTGGACGCCCGACGGCAAGGTCATCTTCTCCTCCCGCTTGACGGGCGGCGGTCAGGGCGAGGTGCTGTACATGATCGATCCTGCCGGCGGCGCACCCGTCGCCATCCCGCTGTGGCGAGCAAACGATGCGACCTTCGGCGTGGACGGGCGCACGCTGTTCTTCTCCCGCCGGGGCCTCTACGCCCGGGCCCGCGACAATGCCGTGCTGTATCGCGGCGGCGGGATGGAGCAGCTGTGGCGCTGGACGATGGGCTCCGCCGAGGAGGCCGTGCAGTTGCTGCCCGATTTCGGCGCGCCCATCCGCATGCCGATGGCGCATGGCGGACGCATCTGGTTCGTCTCCGACAAGAGCGGCGCGGATGCCATCTGGTCCGTGTCTGAAGATGGCAGCGGCGTGACGCAGCACGGGCCGGAGATGCCGTTCTCCATACTGCAGGCGAGCATGGATGGCGGCGACATCATCCTGCAGAACGGTGCGGACCTGCATGCCTTCGCCACCGCGACCAACACGCTGCAGCCGCTGACGATCGACATCGTGACCGACCGGGAACAGACCCGGCTGCGCTCCATCGCCGATCCGTTAAGCCAGCTGGAGGCAGCGCGCATCTCCCCGTCGGGCGAGAGCGTCGCCGTGACCGTGCGTGGCCGCGTAGCGCTGGGCGCGCCGCGCCAATTGCGCCGCGTGGAGTTTGCGGTGCCGCTGGACGCCCGCGCGCGGCAGGCGGTGGTGGATGCGAAGGGTGAGCGAGCCTTCATGATCCTGGACCAGGGCGAACGTGGCGACATCTATGCCATGGCGGCTGACGGATCAGGCGCGCCGGTGCGGGTGACGAGGGGCTATGACGCTTACATATGGTCCTTCGCCGTCGCGCCCGACGGCAAGACGATCGTGGTGTGGGACAAGCGGGCCCGTCTGCAGAAGGTGGACGTCGCCACAGGGCGCGTCACGCTGCTGTCCCAGAACGACACGGGGGAGGACGACGTCTTTGCCGATCTCGTCTTCTCGCCCGATGGCACCCACATCGCCTATGCGGAGCGGTCGCGGTCCAACAACGCCAACACGTCCGACCTTTTTCTCCAGAACCTCGCCACGGGGGCACGGGTACGGGGCACGTCGGGCAAGTACAACAGCTACGCGCCTGCTTTCGCGCAGGATGGTGCGTGGCTGTACTTCATCTCCGACCGCAACTTCGTGCCGTCCCCCGGCAGTCCGTGGGGTGACCGCAACATGGGCGTGGACTTCCCCGATCGCGGGGAGATCTACGCGCTGCAACTCGACCCGTCGGCCGACTTCCCGTTCCGCGAGGATAACGAGCTGACCGGGGGTGACGATGAGGAGTCGGACGAAGCCGAG includes the following:
- a CDS encoding TonB-dependent receptor, which gives rise to MKNILFGGCSILALAIPGTALAQSAASTEVEGEAIVVSGSVTRDVEGILMPQTPRAKQVLTQEQLERNGPGQTVLDSINIIPGVTFTNNDAYGSGGGQLSIRGFSADRISLTFDGLPLNDTGNYAIYSNQQLDPEIIDNVNVNLGSTDIDSPTAAASGSTVNYQSRTPSEDMGALFSVSAGDFDMFRIFGMFDTGALTSSGLRAFISASKQDYKNPINNYGKVDKTQFNAKIYQPLAGDDYVWIAAHYNENRNNFFGSVPLRTDTTGGRVVGPGSANRFPLNRGEAEYDINYPCAVNLEARPGVADIANTCGTEFDRRYNPSKTGNIRGVGRFTLTDQLVLTVEPSFQWTRANGGGTIAAFESLTPTSLSGGIPSGLTGNVGGQFYFGRDLNGDGDILDRVTVVQPSQTRTNRYGVISNLIYDITPDHTVRLAYTLDYGDHRQTGEAGFVYGNGEPISTMPAYDNPITDRDGNVLQKRDRESKAILHQVSGEYRGAFINGRLNVVAGLRAPFFTRDLQNNCFTTSDSGFVDCFATDAANAAYAAARPTIQGPQQRELDYNKVLPSAGFTFDLTDPLQLFFNYSKGLQVPGTDALYNSFFFAPDAGPANPDPETTDNFDLGLRYTNSIVQAQAVGWYTKYANRLASAYDPETDRNVYRNLGDVEKYGIDGSINVTPIPEVFVGVFGSYLHSEIKEDVQSGVRNGVPIFVATAGNRESGAPEYSYGAQARVMLGPVDLGATAKRTGGRFIYDTNLPVYAGTATAPVEVFGAQTPAYWLVNLDARVNMEWAGLNDRTFVQVNVYNLFDDLYAGTYTAGLNQGNVLGNGVFTGTPGSVPNVQIGAPRTFSVSFTAGF
- a CDS encoding 5'-nucleotidase C-terminal domain-containing protein; translated protein: MIRRLAPLSLLALSACATLPTTSSGELQILAINDFHGNLEVPAQPTTWYGTPANVPSGQQSAILGGAARLGAQLASMREGHASSITVAAGDLISASPLISSYYLDEPSIAALSQMGLDLAAVGNHEFDRGTAELTRLQQGGCGQNTPKQPCALEPFSGASFQYLAANVLDEAGNTLFPGTAVKQFGDVTVGFIGMTLKETAQVSSPAGTAGWRFAEEAETANRLAGELQAEGADLIVLLLHQGGAVDGMFRADDCPGLDGAVVPIMERLSPAIPLVVSGHTHNAYVCRVPQAGGGERLLTSAGRYGNFVTDIRAARDDNGRWTFNALNVPVTGAAGEQQGIAALVSRYAAATSGVSNRVVGQIAGSLERGTQIDGPLGRLVADAQLAATRAQGARIAFINQGGVRTTFTPAADGSVTFGQLYALQPFGNTLEVVELSGADLLRLLEEQFQVGQDGGTMLFPSRGFAFAFDPSRPVGSRITSATLDGQPLAPGGTYRVTVNNFLASGGDGFTVLKGGTNVGHGGVDLDALVAFITGGVSVDPAARITRVGAL
- a CDS encoding bile acid:sodium symporter family protein, with protein sequence MNSLLSRLRIDSYILLLVGTVILASLLPARGVGATIADDAANVAIVLLFFLHGARLSRQAVMNGARHWRLHLTTGAVTFVLFPLLGLGIWSLPVLDPALRTGLLFLTLLPSTVQSSIAFTAMARGNVAAAVCSAAFSNLAGIALTPLLVALLIGGQDNGSAISGAGVVTIVTQLLLPFLAGHLLQPRIGGWVARQKRMLTVVDRGSVLLVVYTAFSAAVVEGLWGQVSLTDLLTIAGVSLLLLAIVLGATAMLGRLFGFAREDRIVLLFCGSKKSLASGVPMAGVLFVPAEVGTVLLPVMIFHQLQLMVCAWLAGRYARQPETEVNPAR
- a CDS encoding TIGR00730 family Rossman fold protein, whose amino-acid sequence is MRICVYLGSSPGANPLYAQAAHDFGTLLAQRGIGLVYGGGTVGLMGVVADAACAAGGEVIGVIPEALRAREHDHQGITQLHVVKTMHERKAMMADLADGFVTLPGGIGTFEEMFEAWCWSQLGYHNKPVGLLDVNGFYSRLGRFIDDVVAEGFLQPRHRAMLIVERDPATMIERIASFVPPANEHWLGEGDR
- a CDS encoding phosphoribosyltransferase family protein, which encodes MSDDAEPELFYLEYYNDFLDKVRLLATRVAQGEWQPDFIIGIGRGGLVPAVFVSHQLDVPMLSIDHSAKVPGFADELLGKIATMSAGGSRLLFVDDINDSGGTVAYIRQLLTDQGCDAANLRFAMLINNVRSRAAADIWVDEIDRDTDKRWFVFPWEAVSDRETILEEARSVPERLD
- a CDS encoding S41 family peptidase, whose protein sequence is MYRLGFAAAVSLLALAASPVRADTGFYQYPAVRGDLLVFASEGDLWRTARDGGTAVRLTNHEAEETDPKLSPDGTMVAFTASYDSNQDVYVMPVAGGTPRRLTYEGGFLRTVGWTPDGKVIFSSRLTGGGQGEVLYMIDPAGGAPVAIPLWRANDATFGVDGRTLFFSRRGLYARARDNAVLYRGGGMEQLWRWTMGSAEEAVQLLPDFGAPIRMPMAHGGRIWFVSDKSGADAIWSVSEDGSGVTQHGPEMPFSILQASMDGGDIILQNGADLHAFATATNTLQPLTIDIVTDREQTRLRSIADPLSQLEAARISPSGESVAVTVRGRVALGAPRQLRRVEFAVPLDARARQAVVDAKGERAFMILDQGERGDIYAMAADGSGAPVRVTRGYDAYIWSFAVAPDGKTIVVWDKRARLQKVDVATGRVTLLSQNDTGEDDVFADLVFSPDGTHIAYAERSRSNNANTSDLFLQNLATGARVRGTSGKYNSYAPAFAQDGAWLYFISDRNFVPSPGSPWGDRNMGVDFPDRGEIYALQLDPSADFPFREDNELTGGDDEESDEAEADGAKDAPADDVDDNEEKETKKPAPIVLSGLAERLYKVPVEPGMEGTLLATEEFLYTIKDKNVVSIAIDKSDPKEETFAEDARDIELSADGKTLLLVSGSPEKPSLALVPAKAKLPEEMDPLRVRLDDWRLAVDPVAEWRQMFVDAWRLHRDFAFDPALRGVDWNAVRTQHEPLLARIGHRAELNTILGQMASRLGILHSQVRPGDLPRDDENSEMAFLGARLTPVSGGLRIDSIYRAEADLVALRPPLRRPGVDVRPGDIVRRVDGRQVTSMADLQMALAGRAGQQVRLDLVRGGVARTEIVEPMTMEGLGTASYLDWVEGKRAETRTLSDGRIGYLHLEAMGAEDVASFARDYFSQLDKDGLIIDVRNNSGGNVDSIIISMLMREPWAYWARPDGTGVPTTNMQNAYRGHVAVLIDERTYSDGETFAAGIKSLGIAPLIGTRTAGAGIWLSDRNRLTDNGAVRIAENAQYAIDGSWIVEGIGIAPDHEVENPPHAAFDGQDAQLQAAVTLLKQRIAAEPMTPLRPRPLPPLGTPAGDVRPIEQ